One Anas platyrhynchos isolate ZD024472 breed Pekin duck chromosome 10, IASCAAS_PekinDuck_T2T, whole genome shotgun sequence genomic window carries:
- the PSMD10 gene encoding 26S proteasome non-ATPase regulatory subunit 10 — MSAGAMAGAVSVSEVAVCNMAYGGRLDELRAQLQRDRGLATAADQAGRTALHWACSAGHAAVADLLLGLGVPVSEKDDAGWTPLHIAASAGRDEIVKALLDKGAHVNAVNQNGCTPLHYAASKNKQEIAIMLLENGADPDATDHFESTPLHRAAAKGNLKMIQILLRHKASVNIQDSEGNTPLHLACDEERVEEAKLLVSHGASIHIENKEELTPLKVAKGGLGAILKRMVEG, encoded by the exons ATGTCGGCGGGCGCCATGGCGGGCGCGGTGTCGGTGTCGGAGGTGGCGGTGTGCAACATGGCGTACGGCGGGCGCCTGGACGAGCTGCGCGCCCAGCTGCAGCGCGACAGGGGCCTGGCCACGGCGGCCGACCAG gCCGGCCGCACCGCGCTGCACTGGGCCTGCTCGGCCGGGCACGCCGCTGTCGCcgacctgctgctggggctcggGGTGCCCGTCAGCGAGAAGGACGAC GCTGGTTGGACTCCCTTGCATATTGCCGCTTCAGCAGGCCGTGATGAAATAGTGAAAGCCCTCCTTGACAAGGGTGCTCACGTAAATGCCGTCAATCAGAACGGCTGTACGCCCCTGCATTATGCAGCCTCCAAAAACAAGCAGGAG ATTGCAATCATGCTTCTAGAGAATGGAGCTGATCCAGATGCAACAGACCACTTTGAATCCACCCCATtacacagagcagcagccaaAGGAAACCTAAAAATGATACAGATCCTTCTGCGGCACAAGGCTTCTGTTAATATACAGGACTCAGAAGGGAATACACCTCT TCATTTAGCCTGTGATGAAGAGAGAGTGGAGGAGGCAAAGCTGCTGGTGTCTCACGGTGCAAGTATTCACATTGAGAACAAAGAAGAGCTGACCCCTCTGAAAGTGGCAAAGGGTGGCCTGGGAGCCATACTTAAAAGAATGGTGGAAGGCTAG